One stretch of Candidatus Zixiibacteriota bacterium DNA includes these proteins:
- a CDS encoding PKD domain-containing protein, whose translation MKHLSVIVACLLFSAVPLFSADNVEIHLNYPYDTAFIGSNNTLEIWIENDSKLYAMSLGFEISGYDGVLQWNTSYGNHAPINIDHEDAQEAFLDTLMASYSNLTDSNLPDSLLIGGISIPSGDFGIKAGSMRRVYSMQFFIPETESEGTLCIDNIVVPGSGDWLFFAGWSGPQVAPEFNGCSDQKTYRPSCPAICFPVAMPVTPIADFTFTPDSGEAPLSVFFTDQSSNYPNSWHWIFGDGQTSDQQNPIHEYQTSGTYYPTLIVSNLLGADTAVSATPVIVTEPPPPPLEFTCPENITVYVNTTDTVPYTIQYNGDVIDNFVFTVSDSLGWFLSPTNLNLTMAPGADTIVNVAVIVPDGQGDGTENSVTANMISQSNPTITAQASCLLRVSNYICGDVNLDGTVDVSDAIYLINYSFGNGPAPCEPF comes from the coding sequence ATGAAGCATTTATCTGTTATTGTGGCTTGTCTGCTGTTTTCGGCAGTACCCCTGTTCTCAGCGGACAATGTTGAAATTCACCTTAATTACCCCTATGATACAGCTTTCATAGGGTCAAACAACACGCTTGAAATCTGGATCGAAAACGATTCCAAGCTTTATGCGATGTCGCTCGGATTTGAAATATCCGGTTATGATGGTGTTCTGCAGTGGAATACATCTTACGGTAATCATGCTCCGATCAATATCGATCACGAGGATGCCCAGGAGGCGTTTCTGGATACCTTGATGGCATCATACTCTAATTTGACCGACAGCAATTTACCGGATTCGCTATTGATTGGTGGAATCTCTATCCCGTCAGGAGATTTCGGAATCAAAGCCGGTTCGATGCGCAGGGTGTACTCGATGCAATTCTTTATTCCGGAAACCGAATCCGAGGGGACACTGTGTATCGATAATATCGTAGTGCCCGGCAGTGGAGACTGGCTTTTCTTTGCCGGCTGGAGTGGTCCGCAGGTTGCACCTGAGTTCAACGGCTGTTCAGACCAGAAAACATACCGTCCCAGTTGTCCAGCAATCTGCTTTCCGGTAGCAATGCCGGTTACTCCGATAGCCGACTTTACTTTCACTCCGGATTCCGGCGAAGCACCGTTGAGTGTCTTTTTCACAGATCAATCCAGCAATTACCCGAACTCATGGCACTGGATTTTCGGAGACGGCCAGACATCCGATCAACAAAATCCAATTCATGAATATCAAACTTCCGGGACATATTATCCGACTTTGATTGTCTCCAATTTATTGGGAGCGGACACGGCGGTAAGTGCCACTCCTGTGATAGTCACGGAACCACCTCCACCCCCGCTCGAATTCACCTGTCCGGAAAATATCACAGTCTATGTCAATACGACCGACACCGTGCCGTACACAATACAGTACAACGGTGATGTGATAGACAATTTCGTTTTCACGGTCAGTGATTCGCTGGGATGGTTTCTTTCACCTACAAATCTCAACCTGACCATGGCACCGGGCGCGGACACCATTGTCAATGTCGCTGTGATAGTGCCCGATGGCCAGGGTGACGGCACCGAAAACAGTGTAACCGCAAACATGATATCGCAGTCCAACCCGACCATCACCGCGCAGGCTTCATGTCTCCTGCGAGTTTCTAATTATATTTGCGGCGATGTCAACCTGGATGGTACGGTGGACGTAAGTGATGCGATCTACTTGATCAACTATTCATTCGGGAACGGCCCGGCACCCTGCGAACCGTTTTAG
- a CDS encoding DUF1858 domain-containing protein, which translates to MISADDSVEDLLEKHPEVNRYLMRKGIICVQCGETYWGTLRELIREKDMNVDEVIAELNREFVD; encoded by the coding sequence ATGATTTCTGCGGATGATTCAGTCGAGGACCTTCTGGAAAAACATCCCGAGGTCAATCGTTACCTGATGAGAAAAGGAATAATCTGTGTCCAGTGTGGCGAAACATACTGGGGGACCCTGCGAGAATTGATTCGTGAAAAGGACATGAATGTTGATGAAGTGATTGCCGAGCTGAACCGCGAATTCGTGGATTGA
- a CDS encoding tetratricopeptide repeat protein yields the protein MDAIRRIILTLCIASLVMLSSAYAQDQVETLAYERAMKLMQGENYPEAVQAFEEIVKHDPDNTQAWASLGMANHQLGNYRRALEAFKQAQQLGYYSHIIHYNIACSYALSGDHFEALAHLDSAVTAGYTNLEHIQADQELKPIRSYKRYAEIIETVRRLSSPCEYIPECRQLDFWLGHWEVYNKSKQVVGTNLIYKDLNGCMLVENWESNLGSKGKSINYYDFEHGLWRQNWVSERGYIIDYQGEFIDGAMRFNGRYADKDGNITLSRMTLTPESENRVHQLIEQSTDDGQTWSVWFEGLYIRADNPEK from the coding sequence ATGGATGCGATCAGAAGAATTATTCTAACTCTATGTATTGCATCGCTTGTGATGCTGTCCTCGGCGTATGCGCAGGATCAAGTCGAAACTCTGGCGTATGAGCGGGCGATGAAATTGATGCAGGGTGAGAACTACCCTGAAGCCGTCCAGGCATTCGAGGAAATCGTAAAGCATGATCCGGACAACACTCAGGCCTGGGCCAGCCTGGGTATGGCCAATCATCAACTCGGCAATTACCGGCGCGCTCTCGAGGCTTTCAAGCAGGCTCAACAACTCGGCTATTATTCTCATATAATCCATTACAATATAGCCTGTTCTTATGCGTTGTCCGGCGATCATTTTGAAGCTCTGGCCCATCTCGATTCAGCCGTAACTGCCGGTTACACAAATCTCGAGCATATTCAGGCCGATCAGGAGCTGAAGCCTATCAGATCATACAAACGCTATGCCGAAATTATTGAAACTGTCAGGCGATTGTCTTCACCCTGTGAATATATCCCTGAATGCCGCCAGCTCGATTTCTGGCTGGGCCACTGGGAGGTCTACAACAAAAGTAAACAGGTGGTTGGCACTAATCTGATCTACAAGGATTTAAACGGCTGTATGCTGGTCGAAAACTGGGAGAGCAATCTCGGCTCCAAAGGGAAAAGCATCAATTACTATGATTTCGAGCACGGGCTATGGCGCCAGAACTGGGTCTCGGAGCGGGGATATATAATCGACTACCAGGGTGAATTTATCGACGGAGCTATGCGGTTCAACGGTCGTTACGCCGACAAGGACGGAAATATCACTTTATCGCGCATGACTTTAACGCCTGAATCCGAAAACCGGGTGCATCAGCTGATCGAACAGTCGACAGATGACGGACAAACCTGGTCGGTCTGGTTCGAGGGGTTGTATATAAGAGCAGACAACCCCGAAAAATAG